The nucleotide sequence GGATCTTTTGTTGCGGGTTCGATCTATCCGATTTCTTCGAGCGCGAATCCTTGTCTGAGAGCTCCGAGTCGGACCAAAAAGTTCTCAAAAAGCAAAGATCCTTCAGTGAAAAATCGGTCTATGCGTCGTCAAAAATTTCTCGTAAAAGCCTTGATGCAGGTCTTGCTGGAGCAAGGACACCGAGATGGGTGGAGTTCTGGAGTGAAGCAGCTGTAGACCGGAGGAAGCGAAACTCGTCTTCGTCGTATTCATCATCGCCGGAGCGGTTCTTTGATATGCCGAGGTCCGAAGTTCCAAAGTGGGTGGACGAGTATATCCAACAAATCGGGTCGGTTTTAAGAGGAGGCGGATGGAGCGAATCGGACATATCGGATATAATACACGTATCGGCATCCGGTTTTTTTGAGGGAGAGATGGTTTTGTTAGACAATCAAGCGGTTAGGGACGCGCTCCTTTTGAAAGCGGATCGGTTCTCGGACTCCCTCCGGAAAGCAGGGTGGAGCTCCGAGGAGGTATCGGATGTCTTGGGTTTTGATTTTCGAGAGGAGAAGGAAAGAAAACCGGTTAAGAAGCTGTCGCCAGAGCTGGTAGAGAGAATCGGAAAACTGGCAGAATCGGTTTCCAggtcataaatttttttatatttttgggcaaaaatattggaaaaaaaaaacattgggaaCATCGTTGTTCTATGAAACGGAGAGCAGCATAGATTAAtacaaatgttaaaaaaaaggtatatatGAATCTCAAATTACAAGATGAATTTGCAAAGTAGAGGAGTTGGAATGACCTGAAAAAATAAGAGGGGGGTCAATCGAAGTGTTTTGTAAagtagaataatttttttttgtacttaCCTTTTGGGagattaataaattattgttattgggattattattttttttgttattgggatttcttttgtttgttatatTGTTGGGAATTAAAATGGGTAGCAGCGCGCACGTGTGTCCTCTTTTTGGGTCCCACATTGATCAAACGCAGATTCATGGTGTGTATTTATTTTCATCACTATCAGGGAAGATAATAGAACGGTGTCGTGTGGGAAATTCTCTTACATTAAAGGCACACTGAAGTTTGAGAATCAATCAGgattttttgcttatttttagAAGAAAGTGCAAGTAAGACGGGCAGATAAGGACAGATATATTTTGTGTTTATTCGTTATAGGAATCGGTGATAAAAAACGAAAGACAAGAGGACGAGGATCGTTGGTTCACTCTTCACTCTGAAACCTGACAGACACAGAAACCTTATCGCACACACAACTAGACCAGGCGTGTGAGCCAGGATGTGATTTTCGGGTATCAAAGTGGAATTTTGTTTAAGAGCGTCGAAGGGTAGTTTCGGAGATTCAACGAGGTGGGTGTGCGGTCCAAGGAGCTAGGAATAATAGAGATGTAAACGgtcaattcttttttctttatgtttttttatataaatttaaccAACCAATTGATTATCGACAGTTAGTTTAGAAGTTCAACAAGGCGGGTGTGAGGTCCAAGAAGCTAGGAATAGTAGGGGTGTAAACGGTTTGGTTTGTCTCATTCGGAGGAGACTGTAGAGGGTGGGGAAAGGGAAGGCAAACGAAGTGCCAGGCCAACATATATGCGACCAGACCAAACTTTACGAGTCTTAACTGCAAATATGATGAGAAAACTGATCCTTCAACCAAAATTATAAGCAAAAAGGGACCATCAACTACTATTTCAGACTACTTTCATGGACAATCATGTGTACAGGTATTCTTCTGAAACAATGGAAGTTGCCATCATATTCATAAGTTCGAGCAAGGACAAAAAAACTGTCCACTGTGATCCTGTATTTCTATAATCATGGTAACGGTTGCTCGTCACCCTTCCAAATGAAATCTATACAGCTTCTTAACTAATCTCTACAAATTCAGACCGACTGAAGAATTTCATATTCGTTTCTCTTCGGAGAAGAATCTGGGGATGTTCTCATCACCTTAACTCGAAACACTGCCTGCAAAATTACGCAACTTCAAAGCTTAGAAAGTGAGATTCAATAGCAAATTCATTCATCGGCATCACAATGTAATATTATCAGTTGACTATAAAACAAGGTTCACTAGCCACCTGCTTATCAGAACCGAACTCAATCATGCCTGATGAACGGATTCGAGTAGGTAAGTTTTGAGGTACTCGATACCGCCTCCCCTCATTACTGAAGATAAAAAGAGAGCAATTTTTTAAAGAACAACTCCACATTTCTATAAAGACAAAGAATCATGTGTACCCTTCTTCCACAACTTACTCGGTGATAAAGGTACCGTGTTCGCTGCGCAAATCAATTAAGAAGAAGGCACCATCTTTATAGCTGATACGAGCATGCGTTTTGGACACCTGCTTTCCGTAAGAATCAAGATGTTAGTCATCATAATTATAGAATTAGTTAAATCATGATAAGGGGGACAGTCTTATGGCCTCAAACATATGATcgagagacaaaaaaaatccgttgcaaaaaaaaaaaaagagtgaaacgGTCAGCTCTCTAAAT is from Tripterygium wilfordii isolate XIE 37 chromosome 14, ASM1340144v1, whole genome shotgun sequence and encodes:
- the LOC120014632 gene encoding uncharacterized protein LOC120014632, with the protein product MVDVDRRMTGLNPAHVAGLRRLSARAAAPSTATSLPVRNGLDSFSSLANKVIHHLKESNVQVQPGLSDAEFARAEAEFGFAFPPDLRALLSAGLPIGAGFPDWRSPGARLHLRASFDLPIAAISFQIARNTLWSKSWGPRPSDPEKALRVARNALKRAPLLIPIFNRCYIPCNPSLAGNPIFYVDENRIFCCGFDLSDFFERESLSESSESDQKVLKKQRSFSEKSVYASSKISRKSLDAGLAGARTPRWVEFWSEAAVDRRKRNSSSSYSSSPERFFDMPRSEVPKWVDEYIQQIGSVLRGGGWSESDISDIIHVSASGFFEGEMVLLDNQAVRDALLLKADRFSDSLRKAGWSSEEVSDVLGFDFREEKERKPVKKLSPELVERIGKLAESVSRS